The Fragaria vesca subsp. vesca linkage group LG2, FraVesHawaii_1.0, whole genome shotgun sequence genome includes a window with the following:
- the LOC101303300 gene encoding CBS domain-containing protein CBSX5-like encodes MAVSFLRHEVSDLCLAKPALRSLSISATVAHALEALKTSEENFLSVWDCNHHSNTTLAGDQCRCVGKVCMVDVICYLSQDANLLSPSAALKAPVSEIMTETAGTVMHVEPSCSLLKAIDLMLQGIQNLVVPIQTRQSLSSRRKQHPKLINSNTSTIHNGQEFCWLTQEDVVRFLLNSIGVFSPLPALSIDSLGLINTVDILAINYHSPASSAVQLITQSLTQQTSVAVVDVDGVLIGEISPFTLSSCDESVAAAIATLSCGELMAYIDCGGPPEYLIKIVTERLKERKLQGALESYSSSTSSSSSTMFSSSSSSDEESSVSPSSTRMVRSGRFSRSNSYSARMVRRAEAIVCHPKSSLVAVMIQAIAHRVNYVWVIEDDCSLVGIVTFSGMLKVFREHLETMG; translated from the exons ATGGCAGTGAGCTTCTTGAGGCACGAGGTATCCGACCTCTGTCTAGCCAAGCCGGCTCTGAGGTCCCTCTCCATCTCCGCCACCGTCGCCCATGCCTTAGAGGCCCTCAAAACCTCTGAAGAGAACTTCCTCAGCGTCTGGGATTGCAACCACCACTCCAACACTACCCTCGCCGGCGATCAGTGCCGCTGTGTTGGGAAGGTCTGCATGGTCGATGTGATATGCTACCTTTCTCAAGATGCTAACCTCTTGTCTCCCTCCGCTGCTCTCAAAGCACCCGTCTCTGAAATCATGACAGAGACTGCAGGAACTGTTATGCATGTTGAGCCTTCTTGCAG CTTACTAAAAGCCATTGATTTAATGCTCCAAGGAATCCAGAACCTGGTGGTACCAATCCAAACCAGACAAAGCCTCAGTTCAAGAAGAAAGCAACACCCAAAACTCATCAACAGCAACACAAGCACCATCCACAACGGCCAAGAGTTCTGCTGGCTCACACAGGAAGACGTAGTCCGGTTCCTCCTCAACTCAATCGGGGTCTTCTCACCCCTTCCTGCTCTCTCCATCGACTCACTCGGCCTCATCAACACTGTTGACATCTTGGCCATCAACTACCACTCTCCAGCGAGCTCCGCCGTCCAGCTCATAACTCAGTCGCTGACGCAACAAACTTCAGTGGCTGTTGTTGACGTTGATGGGGTGTTGATCGGCGAGATCTCACCTTTTACACTTTCCAGCTGTGACGAGTCGGTGGCTGCAGCCATAGCCACTCTATCATGTGGAGAGCTCATGGCCTACATTGACTGTGGAGGACCCCCTGAGTACTTGATCAAAATTGTGACTGAGAGACTCAAAGAGAGGAAGTTACAAGGAGCTTTGGAGAGTTACTCATCAAGTACTTCAAGTTCCAGTTCAACAATGTTTTCTTCTTCTTCATCATCAGATGAGGAGTCCTCTGTGTCTCCAAGTAGTACCAGAATGGTGAGGTCTGGGAGGTTCAGCAGGTCAAATAGCTACTCAGCTAGAATGGTGAGGAGGGCTGAGGCCATAGTGTGTCATCCCAAGAGCTCATTGGTGGCTGTGATGATTCAGGCAATTGCTCACAGAGTGAATTATGTTTGGGTTATTGAGGATGATTGTAGCCTTGTGGGGATTGTCACATTTTCTGGGATGCTAAAGGTTTTCAGGGAACATTTAGAAACCATGGGCTAG
- the LOC101303583 gene encoding CBS domain-containing protein CBSX5-like isoform 1, whose protein sequence is MAVSFLRHEVSDLCLGKPALRSLSISATVADAVEALRTSEDNFISVWDCNHHSKSLAGDQCRCVGKVCMVDVICYLSKDENLSSPSAALKAPVSEILTKIPGTVMHVEPSCSLLQAIDLILQGNQNLVVPIQTRQSSTLRRKQFPKSTNQMATTTNHNGQEFCWLTQEDVIRFLLSSIGVFSPMPALSIDSLGIINTIDILAINYHSPASSAVQLITQSLEQQTSVAVVDSDDVLIGEISPFTLACCDESVAAAIATLSCGELMSYIDCGGPPEHLIKIVTERLKERKLKRALENYSSVINASANSMSSSSSSSSSDEESSVSSSSSKLRSAGRFSRSNSYSARMVRRSEAIVCHPKSSLVAVMIQAIAHRVNYVWVIEDDYNLVGVVTFTGMLEVFREHLETMI, encoded by the exons ATGGCAGTGAGCTTTTTAAGGCACGAGGTATCTGACCTCTGTCTGGGCAAGCCGGCTTTGAGGTCTCTCTCCATCTCCGCCACCGTCGCTGATGCCGTTGAAGCCTTGAGGACCTCGGAAGATAACTTCATCAGCGTCTGGGATTGCAACCACCACTCCAAGAGTCTCGCCGGCGACCAGTGCCGCTGTGTTGGGAAGGTTTGCATGGTCGACGTCATTTGCTATCTTTCTAAGGATGAGAACCTGTCGTCTCCATCTGCTGCGCTGAAGGCACCCGTCTCTGAAATCTTGACAAAGATTCCGGGAACTGTTATGCACGTCGAGCCATCTTGCAG CTTATTGCAGGCCATTGATCTAATTCTCCAAGGAAACCAGAACCTGGTAGTACCAATTCAGACCAGGCAAAGCAGCACTTTAAGAAGAAAACAGTTCCCAAAATCTACAAACCAAATGGCCACAACAACCAATCACAACGGTCAAGAATTCTGCTGGCTAACACAGGAAGACGTAATCCGATTCCTTCTGAGCTCGATCGGGGTCTTCTCTCCCATGCCTGCTCTCTCAATCGACTCTCTCGGCATCATCAACACTATAGACATCTTGGCCATCAACTACCACTCCCCGGCAAGCTCCGCCGTCCAGCTGATAACTCAGTCACTCGAGCAGCAAACCTCAGTGGCTGTTGTGGACAGTGATGATGTGTTGATCGGTGAGATCTCGCCTTTCACTCTGGCCTGCTGTGACGAGTCGGTGGCTGCAGCCATCGCCACTCTGTCTTGCGGAGAGCTCATGTCCTACATTGACTGTGGAGGACCACCAGAGCACTTGATCAAGATTGTCACGGAGAGATTGAAGGAGAGGAAGTTAAAAAGAGCTTTGGAAAATTACTCATCAGTAATTAATGCCTCTGCAAACTCAATGTCGTCGTCTTCTTCTTCTTCTTCATCAGATGAGGAGTCCTCTGTATCTTCAAGTAGTAGCAAACTCAGGTCTGCAGGAAGATTTAGTAGGTCAAATAGCTACTCGGCTAGAATGGTGAGAAGGTCTGAGGCCATAGTTTGTCATCCAAAGAGTTCGTTGGTGGCTGTGATGATTCAGGCTATTGCTCATAGAGTGAACTATGTCTGGGTTATTGAGGATGACTATAACTTGGTGGGTGTTGTCACTTTTACCGGCATGTTAGAGGTTTTCCGGGAACACTTGGAGACCATGATCTAG
- the LOC101303583 gene encoding CBS domain-containing protein CBSX5-like isoform 2 has translation MAVSFLRHEVSDLCLGKPALRSLSISATVADAVEALRTSEDNFISVWDCNHHSKSLAGDQCRCVGKVCMVDVICYLSKDENLSSPSAALKAPVSEILFHSLLQAIDLILQGNQNLVVPIQTRQSSTLRRKQFPKSTNQMATTTNHNGQEFCWLTQEDVIRFLLSSIGVFSPMPALSIDSLGIINTIDILAINYHSPASSAVQLITQSLEQQTSVAVVDSDDVLIGEISPFTLACCDESVAAAIATLSCGELMSYIDCGGPPEHLIKIVTERLKERKLKRALENYSSVINASANSMSSSSSSSSSDEESSVSSSSSKLRSAGRFSRSNSYSARMVRRSEAIVCHPKSSLVAVMIQAIAHRVNYVWVIEDDYNLVGVVTFTGMLEVFREHLETMI, from the exons ATGGCAGTGAGCTTTTTAAGGCACGAGGTATCTGACCTCTGTCTGGGCAAGCCGGCTTTGAGGTCTCTCTCCATCTCCGCCACCGTCGCTGATGCCGTTGAAGCCTTGAGGACCTCGGAAGATAACTTCATCAGCGTCTGGGATTGCAACCACCACTCCAAGAGTCTCGCCGGCGACCAGTGCCGCTGTGTTGGGAAGGTTTGCATGGTCGACGTCATTTGCTATCTTTCTAAGGATGAGAACCTGTCGTCTCCATCTGCTGCGCTGAAGGCACCCGTCTCTGAAAT CTTGTTTCACAGCTTATTGCAGGCCATTGATCTAATTCTCCAAGGAAACCAGAACCTGGTAGTACCAATTCAGACCAGGCAAAGCAGCACTTTAAGAAGAAAACAGTTCCCAAAATCTACAAACCAAATGGCCACAACAACCAATCACAACGGTCAAGAATTCTGCTGGCTAACACAGGAAGACGTAATCCGATTCCTTCTGAGCTCGATCGGGGTCTTCTCTCCCATGCCTGCTCTCTCAATCGACTCTCTCGGCATCATCAACACTATAGACATCTTGGCCATCAACTACCACTCCCCGGCAAGCTCCGCCGTCCAGCTGATAACTCAGTCACTCGAGCAGCAAACCTCAGTGGCTGTTGTGGACAGTGATGATGTGTTGATCGGTGAGATCTCGCCTTTCACTCTGGCCTGCTGTGACGAGTCGGTGGCTGCAGCCATCGCCACTCTGTCTTGCGGAGAGCTCATGTCCTACATTGACTGTGGAGGACCACCAGAGCACTTGATCAAGATTGTCACGGAGAGATTGAAGGAGAGGAAGTTAAAAAGAGCTTTGGAAAATTACTCATCAGTAATTAATGCCTCTGCAAACTCAATGTCGTCGTCTTCTTCTTCTTCTTCATCAGATGAGGAGTCCTCTGTATCTTCAAGTAGTAGCAAACTCAGGTCTGCAGGAAGATTTAGTAGGTCAAATAGCTACTCGGCTAGAATGGTGAGAAGGTCTGAGGCCATAGTTTGTCATCCAAAGAGTTCGTTGGTGGCTGTGATGATTCAGGCTATTGCTCATAGAGTGAACTATGTCTGGGTTATTGAGGATGACTATAACTTGGTGGGTGTTGTCACTTTTACCGGCATGTTAGAGGTTTTCCGGGAACACTTGGAGACCATGATCTAG